The Rhineura floridana isolate rRhiFlo1 chromosome 15, rRhiFlo1.hap2, whole genome shotgun sequence genome window below encodes:
- the ACTMAP gene encoding actin maturation protease isoform X2 codes for MYRAPEGGPALAPLLAPAPPPLPAPPPPRPCGAQLLKAALEQAGTGDQDGVRELLRRRKASFSEHLKWLLFNNPVPSLIQEGPQCGLVALWMAGALLSLPKAISLERIVQVALERGYTAQGEMFSAANMSRLAEEVLPCQTELLSGGLEGENYGRILQHLSAGFPVLIPYDEDSNHEPCLRNGYKAHWAIASGTLCRSSAWTRGQLPTGYLPGGQGDSGTLPCQPKGLDPPPACRGRDIFALQAGEEWPLPAVEIFSGAGKQQPADGLQSQAGS; via the exons ATGTACCGCGCCCCGGAGGGCGGCCCCGCGCTAGCCCCTCTCTTGGCCCCAGCGCCCCCTCCCCTTCCGGCCCCGCCGCCCCCCCGGCCGTGTGGGGCTCAGCTCCTGAAGGCCGCGCTGGAGCAAGCTGGCACCGGGGACCAGGACGGGGTTCGGGAGCTCCTGAGGCGCAGGAAAGCCAG CTTCAGTGAGCATTTAAAGTGGCttcttttcaacaaccctgtgccTTCCTTAATCCAGGAGGGCCCCCA ATGTGGTCTGGTGGCCCTGTGGATGGCTGGGGCTCTCCTCTCTCTGCCCAAGGCTATTTCCTTGGAGAGAATTGTGCAGGTGGCTTTGGAGAGAGGCTACACAGCCCAGGGGGAAATGTTCTCAG CTGCCAACATGTCCAGGCTTGCTGAGGAGGTGTTGCCCTGCCAGACGGAGCTGCTCTCTGGAGGCCTGGAGGGAGAAAACTACGGAAGGATCCTTCAGCATCTCAGTGCTGGCTTCCCTGTGCTGATACC CTATGATGAAGACTCCAACCACGAGCCCTGCCTCCGGAATGGCTACAAGGCTCACTGGGCCATTGCCTCAGGTACATTGTGCAG GAGCTCTGCTTGGACTAGAGGGCAACTTCCAACTGGCTACCTGCCAGGAGGACAAGGAGATTCCGGGACTCTTCCATGCCAGCCCAAGGGTCTCGACCCTCCCCCTGCATGCCGTGGCAGAGACATATTTGCTCTCCAAGCAGGGGAAGAGTGGCCGCTACCAGCTGTGGAGATATTCTCAGGTGCAGGCAAGCAACAGCCAGCTGACGGACTTCAGTCCCAAGCGGGCAGCTGA
- the ACTMAP gene encoding actin maturation protease isoform X1, which produces MYRAPEGGPALAPLLAPAPPPLPAPPPPRPCGAQLLKAALEQAGTGDQDGVRELLRRRKASFSEHLKWLLFNNPVPSLIQEGPQCGLVALWMAGALLSLPKAISLERIVQVALERGYTAQGEMFSAANMSRLAEEVLPCQTELLSGGLEGENYGRILQHLSAGFPVLIPYDEDSNHEPCLRNGYKAHWAIASGALLGLEGNFQLATCQEDKEIPGLFHASPRVSTLPLHAVAETYLLSKQGKSGRYQLWRYSQVQASNSQLTDFSPKRAADGKVYIVPAGGVREGLCGKAVLLQPAGSQPY; this is translated from the exons ATGTACCGCGCCCCGGAGGGCGGCCCCGCGCTAGCCCCTCTCTTGGCCCCAGCGCCCCCTCCCCTTCCGGCCCCGCCGCCCCCCCGGCCGTGTGGGGCTCAGCTCCTGAAGGCCGCGCTGGAGCAAGCTGGCACCGGGGACCAGGACGGGGTTCGGGAGCTCCTGAGGCGCAGGAAAGCCAG CTTCAGTGAGCATTTAAAGTGGCttcttttcaacaaccctgtgccTTCCTTAATCCAGGAGGGCCCCCA ATGTGGTCTGGTGGCCCTGTGGATGGCTGGGGCTCTCCTCTCTCTGCCCAAGGCTATTTCCTTGGAGAGAATTGTGCAGGTGGCTTTGGAGAGAGGCTACACAGCCCAGGGGGAAATGTTCTCAG CTGCCAACATGTCCAGGCTTGCTGAGGAGGTGTTGCCCTGCCAGACGGAGCTGCTCTCTGGAGGCCTGGAGGGAGAAAACTACGGAAGGATCCTTCAGCATCTCAGTGCTGGCTTCCCTGTGCTGATACC CTATGATGAAGACTCCAACCACGAGCCCTGCCTCCGGAATGGCTACAAGGCTCACTGGGCCATTGCCTCAG GAGCTCTGCTTGGACTAGAGGGCAACTTCCAACTGGCTACCTGCCAGGAGGACAAGGAGATTCCGGGACTCTTCCATGCCAGCCCAAGGGTCTCGACCCTCCCCCTGCATGCCGTGGCAGAGACATATTTGCTCTCCAAGCAGGGGAAGAGTGGCCGCTACCAGCTGTGGAGATATTCTCAGGTGCAGGCAAGCAACAGCCAGCTGACGGACTTCAGTCCCAAGCGGGCAGCTGACGGCAAGGTCTACATTGTGCCAGCAGGGGGAGTGCGGGAGGGGCTGTGTGGGAAGGCGGTGCTTCTGCAGCCAGCAGGCTCCCAACCATACTGA